The Mesoterricola silvestris sequence AGGCGGCCACGGCCAGGGTGAACAGGAAGGCGGTGGTGAGGAACTTCTTCATGGGAAACCTCGAAAAGGGGGACGCGGGGTTCGGAATCCCGACGTCCGGTGGGAAACGGGGCTAGTGCTCGTGCGCCACGGCGCCGGACACGTAGATCGTGGCCAGCATGATGAACACGAAGGTCTGGATCAGGCCGAAGAAGAGGCCCATGACCATGAGGGGCACGGGCACCACCAGGGGGGCCAGGCCGAAGAAGATGCCGGTGACCACGTGCTCGCCCGCGATGTTGCCGAAAAGGCGCAGGCTGTGGCTCAGGATCCGGCTGAACAGGCCCAGGATCTCCAGGGGCCACATGAGGATCCACAGGAACCACACGGGACCCGCGAAGTGGCCCAGGTACTTGCCCACCCCGTGCTCGCGCATGCCGTGGAAGTTGTAGTAGAGGAACACCACCAGGGCGCAGCCCAGGGTCACGTTGTAGTTGGCCGTGCCCGAGCCCAGGCCCGGGATGAGGCCGAAGAGGTTGTTCAGCAGGATGAAGACGCCCAGGGTGCCCACCAGGGGCACGTAGCGGTCCGGGTGGTGCGCCACGTTGTCCGCCACGAGGGTGCGCACGAAGCTCACCAGGTACTCCATGGTCTGCTGCAGGGGGCCCGGCACCCGCACCATCTTCGCCCGCACCAGGAGCACCAGGACGACCGTCACCAGGGCCGCCAGGACGGAGATGAGGAGGTGGTCGTAGCGCTCCAGCACCGACAGGGGCGCGCCGTGGGCGAAGGAGGGCCACGGATGCCTGGCCAGCCCCAGGAGGTTGGTCAGCAGGACCGCGAGAAAGGACGCATGGTGTTCCATGGTGGGGACCTCGGGTGCTCAGTCGGGCCGGAAGATCAACCATAACGCTTCCAGCACGATGGAAACGCTGAACAGGAGGATTCCGGTGACGAAGGGTAGGACTTCCGAAGGGAAGCAGACCATCATCCCACGCAGGAGAAGCACGATCAACGCCAGTTTGGCCAGGACCAGGAACCCGAAGAGCCACCGCCGCCTCACGGAAGGGGTCAGCATGCCGTTCACCACCCACCGGTGCAGGGCCCAGAACAGGAGGCTGGCCGCCCCCCCCGCCGCGAACACCAGGGCCGCCCTCCAGGACCTCAGCCCCCCCCAGCCCGCCGCACCCAGGGGCACCAGGGCCAGCTGGATGCGGTTGATGCGCACCAGGTGGTGGGCGCCCCCGTCCTCAGCCGCCATGGGAATCGTCCTTGCGCTTGCGTTCGGCCTCGTCGTAGCGGTCCAGGCGCACCGTCGTCTTGTAGAGCTCCCAGAAGCCGGTGGCCACGCCCCAAACCAGGCCCACCCACATGCCGGCCCGGGGGTGCCCGAAGAACCCCCCGATCCAGCGCCCCAGGAAGAAGCCCAGGACGATGGCGATGGGAAACACCATGCCCAGGCCCATGAGGTCGCCCCACAGGGCGCGCTCCCGGGGGTCCACCCCCTTCTCCTTGCGCTGGAACAGCATGCCGTCACCCGCTTCCGGTCGATTGACACCCATTGTAACGGCCATCGCCGGCGGTTCCCCAGGGGGGAAACCGCCGGCGATGAAGGAAAACCCGGCTAGAGGATCGTTCCGGCCCAGTCCAGGAGGTAGGCTCCGAAGAGGGTCCCCACCAGCACCAGGGCGCAGGAGAGGCCCACCACCAGGCGGGTGATGCCGCCCACGGGCCGGACCTCGGCGTCGGCGGGCTCCTTGAAGTACATCGCCGCCACCACCGCCAGGTAGTAGTAGGCCGCCACGGCGCTGGTGAGCAGGGCGATGACCGTGAGGGTCACATGCCCCTGCTCGATGGCGAGCTTGAACAGGTAGAACTTGCTGAAGAAGCCCACCAGGGGCGGAATGCCCGCCAGGCTCAGCAGGATGACCATCATGGCGAAGGCAAGCACCGGCCGGGTGCGGGAAAGGCCCCGGAAGTCCTCGATGCGCTCCCCCTCCCCCTTGCCCTGGAGGTAGATGACGATGCCGAAGGCGCCGCTCTGCATGAACAGATAGGTGAGCATGTAGAGCCAGATGGCCTGCACCCCGCCGGGGACGTTGGAGCTGAGGACGCCCAGCAGCATGTAGCCCACGTGGGCGATGCTGGAATAGGCCAGCAGGCGCTTCATGGTCTGCTGCCGGAGGGCGGCGATGTTGCCCAGGACCATGCTGGCCCCCGCCACGAAGGCCAGAGGCGCCATCCACTCGCTGTGGAGGCTGCCGAAGCCCGAGCCGAAGACCCGGGCGAAGGCCGCCAGGGAGGCCGCCTTGGGCGCCATGGACATGAACGCGGTGATGGCCGTGGGGGCCCCGTCATAGGCGTCCGGGCTCCACATGTGGAAGGGCACCGCCGCCACCTTGAAGCAGAAGCCCACCAGGACCATGAGGATCCCGAGGAAGACCAGCAGGTTGCTGGACATGGGCACGATCGCCAGCTTCTCGCTCAGGTCCGCGAGGTTCGTGGTGACCCCGCCCGTGGCGGCGAACAGGAGGCTGATGCCGAACAGGAGGATGCCGCTGGAGAAGGCCCCCAGCAGGAAGTACTTCACCCCCGCCTCGATGCTCCGCTCCTGGGTGCGGAAGTACGCCACCAGGATGTAGATGCACAGCGCCATGAGCTCCAGGGAGAAGTAGAGGGACACCAGGTCCGTGGCCCCCACCAGGAAGAGCATGCCCGTCACCGAGTAGAGGATCAGGGCGTAGTACTCCACGGACTGGTCCTTGTGGAGATCCAGCTGCAGCTGGCTGAGGAGCACGGTGATGACGCCCGCGGCCAGGCAGAGGTACTGGAAGCCCCGGGTGATGCCGTCCACCTGGAACATGCGGGAGAACCCCTGGGCATTGGGCGTCCGGCTCACGAGGAAGGCCGCGGCCAGGAGCACGATGACCGTCAAGGCGGCCCACTGGCCCTTGCCGCCCTTGGGCACGAACATGTCGCCCGGCCACAGCATGACCGTGGCGGCTACCAGGATGAGGAGCTGCGGGTAGATGAGCGGAAGGTCCCGGGCCAGGGTCCCCCACAATCCGGCGGCGAAGGACATTATTCACCCCCTCCGTGGCTGGGTTCGGCGTGTCCCTCGGCGGCGCCCTCCGCGTGGGCCGGGGCGGCCATGGCCGCCATGCCGCGCTTGGCGGCCTCCCGCTGGGCGGCGGTGAGGGGCTGGAGCTTGTAGAAGGAGGGGTTCACCTGGGTCACCAGCTTCTCCACCGGCTTGTCCAGGACGGCCAGGAGGGGCTTGGGATAGAGGCCGATCCAGAAGGCGGCGATGAGGAGGGGCACGAAGTAGGCGATCTCCCGCGGGTTCAGGTCGGCCATCTTGGTGTTGGTCTCGCTGATGGGCCCGAACATGGCGCGCTGGTAGAGCCAGAGCATGTAGGCGGCGCCCAGGATGATGCCCGTGGTGGCGGCCACCGCGATCCAGGGGGCGGCCTGGAAGGCGCCCTGCAGGATGGCGAACTCCCCGATGAAGCCGTTGAGGCCCGGGAGCCCGATGCTGCTCATGGTCATGATCATGAAGACCGTGGCGTAGATGGGCATGGTCTTGGACAGGCCGCCGTATTCCGCGATGAGGCGGGTGTGGCGCCGCTCGTAGACGATGCCCACGATGAGGAAGAGCGCGGAGGTGGAGATGCCGTGGTTGAGCATCTGGAGGATGCCGCCGGTGATGCCGTTGGGGTTCAGGGCGAAGATGCCCAGCATGCACAGGCCCAGGTGGCTCACGGAGGAGTAGGCCACGAGCTTCTTCATGTCCTTCTGGATCATGGCCACCAGCGCGCCGTAGATGACGCCGATGATCGCCAGGGTCATGAACCAGGGCATCAGCTCCTTGGTGGCGTCCGGGGCGATGGGGAGCAGGAAGCGCAGGAAGCCGTAGGTCCCCATCTTCAGCAGCACGCCGGCCAGGACCACGGAGCCCGCGGTGGGGGCCTCCACGTGGGCGTCAGGCAACCAGGTGTGGAAGGGGAACATGGGCACCTTGATGGCGAAGCCCAGGAAGAAGGCCACCGCCAGGAGGGTCTGGAAGGTGTGGGACTGCTGGGCGACCGTGGAGGCCATGGCCTGGAAGGAGGCGATGGACATGTCGTACTGGCCCGTGGTCTTGAACTGGAGGAAGTAGATGGCCAGGATGGCCACCAGCATCAGCACCGAGCCCGCCAGGGTGTAGAGGAAGAGCTTGATGGCCGCGTAGAGCTTCTGGGGCCCGCCCCAGATGGCGATCAGGAAGTACATGGGCACCAGCATCAGTTCCCAGAAGAGGTAGAACTGGAACATGTCCTGGGTGATGAAGACCCCCAGCATGCTGAACTGCATGACCAGCAGCCAGATGTAGTACTCCTTGTGGCGCTCCAGGACGGAGGTGAACGAGCACCACACCACGATGAAGCCCAGGAGCGTGGTGAGCAGCAGCAGCACCAGGCTGATGCCGTCCATGCCGATGCTGAACTTCACCCCGATGCTCGGGATCCAGTCGCAGGAGAAGGCCCACTGCACCGCCGCGGAGGAGCGGTCGTACTGGAACCAGAGCGGGAGGCTCAGGAGGAAGTCGGCCACCGTGAAGGCGAGGGCCCCCAACTCGAAGGTCCGCCGGCTCTCCTTCGGCACGAAGAGGAGGAAGAGGGCCCCCAGGAGGGGAAGGATGGTGACCCACAACGGGAGGTTTTGGTACCAGGGGATCATGGGAACTCCAGGGAGCGTCTTAAAGGTCCAACAGCGGATTCAAGGGGGAGAAGGGATTCAGGCCAGGAACTTCCAGAAGGCGAAGACCAGGAAGCCCAGGAACATGACGAAGGCGTAGTTCTGCACCCGGCCGCTCTGGAGCTTCCGGAAGCCGCCGGCGATCTGCTGGAGCACCCACGCCACCAGGTTCACGAGGCCGTCGATGATCCGGGCGTCGAACCAGTGCAGGGCGTGGCTGCTGAGGAGGGTGAACCGCGCGGCGCCGTTCACCATGCCGTCCACCGCCCAGGTGTCGAAGGCCCAGAGCTGGGCTCCCAGCTGCTTGCAGGGCCCGATGAAGGCGGCTTCGTAGAATTCGTCGATGTAGTACTTGGCGTTCACCCACTCGAACAGTTCGGGGAAGCGCTTCACGAAGGCCCTGGGCTTGGACCAGGTGGGATCCGCGCCGTAGAACCACCAGGCCAGCCCCATGGCGGCCGGGGCCCAGATCACGGTGGCCACGAACATGAGGATGTACTCCATGGCCGGGATGGCCTCGTGGGCCTCGTGGGCATGGGCCTGGAAGAGCAGCGGCGCGATCCATTCGCTGAAGTGCCCGCTGCCGATCCAGTGGAGGCTGTGGGGGATGTT is a genomic window containing:
- a CDS encoding AtpZ/AtpI family protein, which gives rise to MLFQRKEKGVDPRERALWGDLMGLGMVFPIAIVLGFFLGRWIGGFFGHPRAGMWVGLVWGVATGFWELYKTTVRLDRYDEAERKRKDDSHGG
- a CDS encoding NADH-quinone oxidoreductase subunit N, yielding MSFAAGLWGTLARDLPLIYPQLLILVAATVMLWPGDMFVPKGGKGQWAALTVIVLLAAAFLVSRTPNAQGFSRMFQVDGITRGFQYLCLAAGVITVLLSQLQLDLHKDQSVEYYALILYSVTGMLFLVGATDLVSLYFSLELMALCIYILVAYFRTQERSIEAGVKYFLLGAFSSGILLFGISLLFAATGGVTTNLADLSEKLAIVPMSSNLLVFLGILMVLVGFCFKVAAVPFHMWSPDAYDGAPTAITAFMSMAPKAASLAAFARVFGSGFGSLHSEWMAPLAFVAGASMVLGNIAALRQQTMKRLLAYSSIAHVGYMLLGVLSSNVPGGVQAIWLYMLTYLFMQSGAFGIVIYLQGKGEGERIEDFRGLSRTRPVLAFAMMVILLSLAGIPPLVGFFSKFYLFKLAIEQGHVTLTVIALLTSAVAAYYYLAVVAAMYFKEPADAEVRPVGGITRLVVGLSCALVLVGTLFGAYLLDWAGTIL
- the atpB gene encoding F0F1 ATP synthase subunit A, yielding MEHHASFLAVLLTNLLGLARHPWPSFAHGAPLSVLERYDHLLISVLAALVTVVLVLLVRAKMVRVPGPLQQTMEYLVSFVRTLVADNVAHHPDRYVPLVGTLGVFILLNNLFGLIPGLGSGTANYNVTLGCALVVFLYYNFHGMREHGVGKYLGHFAGPVWFLWILMWPLEILGLFSRILSHSLRLFGNIAGEHVVTGIFFGLAPLVVPVPLMVMGLFFGLIQTFVFIMLATIYVSGAVAHEH
- a CDS encoding ATP synthase subunit I, which encodes MAAEDGGAHHLVRINRIQLALVPLGAAGWGGLRSWRAALVFAAGGAASLLFWALHRWVVNGMLTPSVRRRWLFGFLVLAKLALIVLLLRGMMVCFPSEVLPFVTGILLFSVSIVLEALWLIFRPD
- a CDS encoding complex I subunit 4 family protein → MIPWYQNLPLWVTILPLLGALFLLFVPKESRRTFELGALAFTVADFLLSLPLWFQYDRSSAAVQWAFSCDWIPSIGVKFSIGMDGISLVLLLLTTLLGFIVVWCSFTSVLERHKEYYIWLLVMQFSMLGVFITQDMFQFYLFWELMLVPMYFLIAIWGGPQKLYAAIKLFLYTLAGSVLMLVAILAIYFLQFKTTGQYDMSIASFQAMASTVAQQSHTFQTLLAVAFFLGFAIKVPMFPFHTWLPDAHVEAPTAGSVVLAGVLLKMGTYGFLRFLLPIAPDATKELMPWFMTLAIIGVIYGALVAMIQKDMKKLVAYSSVSHLGLCMLGIFALNPNGITGGILQMLNHGISTSALFLIVGIVYERRHTRLIAEYGGLSKTMPIYATVFMIMTMSSIGLPGLNGFIGEFAILQGAFQAAPWIAVAATTGIILGAAYMLWLYQRAMFGPISETNTKMADLNPREIAYFVPLLIAAFWIGLYPKPLLAVLDKPVEKLVTQVNPSFYKLQPLTAAQREAAKRGMAAMAAPAHAEGAAEGHAEPSHGGGE